The following proteins come from a genomic window of Brassica napus cultivar Da-Ae unplaced genomic scaffold, Da-Ae ScsIHWf_1262;HRSCAF=1800, whole genome shotgun sequence:
- the LOC125596668 gene encoding amino acid permease 8-like: DTLRSSPPENKVMKKASLAGVSTTTFFYMLCGCIGYAAFGNKAPGDFLTDFFYEPYWLIDFANACIVLHLIAAYQVFAQPIFQFVENKCNKAWPESNFITKEHSMNILFLGKCRISFFRLVWRTAYVIFTTVVAMIFPFFNAILGLIGAAAFWPLTVYFPVEMHISQRKIKKHSMRWIGLKLLVLVCLIVTLLAAIGSIVGLIKSVKAYKHFHS; encoded by the exons GATACATTGAGATCAAGCCCGCCAGAGAACAAAGTCATGAAGAAAGCAAGCCTTGCCGGAGTCTCAACTACAACTTTTTTCTACATGTTATGTGGCTGCATTGGATACGCCGCATTTGGAAACAAAGCCCCTGGAGACTTCCTTACCGACTTTTTTTATGAACCTTACTGGCTCATCGATTTTGCCAATGCTTGCATTGTCCTCCACCTAATAGCAGCCTATCAG GTGTTTGCACAACCAATATTCCAATTTGTTGAGAACAAATGCAACAAAGCATGGCCAGAAAGCAATTTCATCACCAAAGAACATTCGATGAACATACTATTCCTCGGAAAATGTCGCATCAGCTTCTTCAGACTGGTGTGGAGGACAGCTTATGTGATTTTCACAACAGTTGTAGCAATGATATTCCCCTTCTTTAACGCGATCTTGGGTCTTATCGGGGCAGCCGCATTCTGGCCGCTAACAGTTTACTTCCCGGTGGAGATGCACATCTCGCAGAGAAAGATTAAGAAGCATTCTATGAGATGGATAGGGTTGAAACTCCTTGTATTGGTTTGTTTGATTGTTACCCTCCTAGCCGCAATAGGATCCATCGTCGGCTTGATAAAAAGTGTCAAGGCATACAAGCATTTCCACAGTTAA
- the LOC125596662 gene encoding amino acid permease 8-like, with protein sequence MGKKDTLRSSPPENKVMKKASLAGVSTTTFFYMLCGCIGYAAFGNKAPGDFLTDFFYEPYWLIDFANACIVLHLIAAYQVFAQPIFQFVENKCNKAWPESNFITKEHSMNILFLGKCRISFFRLVWRTAYVIFTTVVAMIFPFFNAILGLIGAAAFWPLTVYFPVEMHISQRKIKKHSMRWIGLKLLVLVCLIVTLLAAIGSIVGLIKSVKAYKHFHS encoded by the exons atggggaagaag GATACATTGAGATCAAGCCCGCCAGAGAACAAAGTCATGAAGAAAGCAAGCCTTGCCGGAGTCTCAACTACAACTTTTTTCTACATGTTATGTGGCTGCATTGGATACGCCGCATTTGGAAACAAAGCCCCTGGAGACTTCCTTACCGACTTTTTTTATGAACCTTACTGGCTCATCGATTTTGCCAATGCTTGCATTGTCCTCCACCTAATAGCAGCCTATCAG GTGTTTGCACAACCAATATTCCAATTTGTTGAGAACAAATGCAACAAAGCATGGCCAGAAAGCAATTTCATCACCAAAGAACATTCGATGAACATACTATTCCTCGGAAAATGTCGCATCAGCTTCTTCAGACTGGTGTGGAGGACAGCTTATGTGATTTTCACAACAGTTGTAGCAATGATATTCCCCTTCTTTAACGCGATCTTGGGTCTTATCGGGGCAGCCGCATTCTGGCCGCTAACAGTTTACTTCCCGGTGGAGATGCACATCTCGCAGAGAAAGATTAAGAAGCATTCTATGAGATGGATAGGGTTGAAACTCCTTGTATTGGTTTGTTTGATTGTTACCCTTCTAGCCGCAATAGGATCCATCGTCGGCTTGATAAAAAGTGTCAAGGCATACAAGCATTTCCACAGTTAA